A stretch of the Symbiobacterium terraclitae genome encodes the following:
- the hisF gene encoding imidazole glycerol phosphate synthase subunit HisF, translated as MPLAKRIIPCLDIRDGRVVKNVQFHLNTWDAGDPVALAAAYDRQGADEIVFLDINASYEGRAATLDLLSRAAEQVFIPLTIGGGVSTVEHVKAYLRAGADKVSVNTAAVLRPDLINEIADQFGSSTLVVAIDCKRRPEGGWEVWLHGGRTPTGIDAVAWAAEAARRGAGELLVTSMDADGTREGYDIPLHQALADAVGVPVIASGGAGSLADIAEVLTAGRADAALAASIFHSGEHTVGEVKAFLRERGVLVRS; from the coding sequence CATCCCCTGCCTGGACATCAGGGACGGGCGGGTGGTCAAGAACGTCCAGTTCCACCTGAACACCTGGGACGCCGGCGACCCGGTGGCGCTCGCCGCCGCGTACGACCGGCAGGGGGCGGACGAGATCGTCTTCCTCGACATCAACGCCTCCTACGAGGGGCGGGCGGCCACCCTCGACCTCCTGAGCCGCGCGGCGGAGCAGGTCTTCATCCCGCTCACCATCGGCGGGGGTGTCAGCACGGTGGAGCACGTGAAGGCCTACCTGCGGGCCGGGGCGGACAAGGTCTCGGTCAACACCGCGGCCGTCCTCCGGCCTGACCTCATCAACGAGATCGCCGACCAGTTCGGCTCCTCCACCCTGGTGGTGGCCATCGACTGCAAGCGGCGGCCCGAGGGGGGCTGGGAGGTCTGGCTGCACGGCGGCCGGACCCCCACGGGCATCGACGCGGTGGCCTGGGCCGCGGAGGCCGCCCGGCGCGGCGCGGGCGAGCTGCTGGTCACGTCCATGGACGCCGACGGCACCCGCGAGGGCTACGACATCCCGCTCCACCAGGCCCTGGCCGACGCGGTGGGGGTCCCCGTGATCGCATCCGGCGGGGCAGGGAGCCTGGCGGACATCGCCGAAGTTCTCACCGCTGGCCGGGCCGACGCCGCCCTGGCCGCCTCGATCTTCCACAGCGGCGAGCACACGGTGGGGGAGGTGAAGGCCTTCCTCCGGGAGAGAGGGGTGCTGGTGCGATCATGA